Proteins encoded within one genomic window of Deltaproteobacteria bacterium HGW-Deltaproteobacteria-2:
- a CDS encoding ABC transporter ATP-binding protein, whose amino-acid sequence MIYFRNVSLSFLDKKLFDHINWTIHPKSRIGLVGDNGTGKTTLFRAILDQIHLDSGMIEIPGRKQKVFGYLPQDLVELEPVPLIEFLKKKSGIAAIEESIRDLEHRLSRIKQNTAEYGEVSQKYSDALAHFSAMDGYAFEARAKQLLKGFGFKESDFTQNCELFSGGWKMRILLTSILLAKPDIMLLDEPTNHLDTESMEWLESYLKDYPGTIIVISHDHFFLDKIVMQIAELSSCNIHIYKGNYSYYLTEKDKRHAALKKEMELQRAQIKKIEEFVERFRYKATKASQVQSRVKMLEKFSTVTLEGKSKSVAMKFPEGKKSAREVVKAIDLGHSYGDLNVFSSLNFTLFRGDKVAFVGVNGSGKSTLSRLLSLSEQPSHGLVKYGDGVNMAFFSQESSQNLNYENTIWEEINSMPTKASDQEKRNLLGAFLFSGDDIFKSISVLSGGEKSRLALLKIMLLDTNFLILDEPTNHLDIKTKDIFQNALINYHGTVAIVSHDRYFLDHLVNKVFELKDGAINDYHGNYSYFIEKRGQTIATQKDNVKTNEKNTKETVFKTKEQKRQEAEDRNKLSKMKSACKKELTAIEQKIELLETKKNQHETALCDPETHRDSVKIKTINLELKNINEELERSYNIWTKLNSDLEKITLSNTEKQ is encoded by the coding sequence TTGATTTATTTCCGCAACGTAAGTTTGTCTTTTTTAGATAAAAAACTGTTTGACCATATCAACTGGACAATTCATCCCAAAAGCCGCATCGGCCTGGTCGGTGATAACGGCACGGGTAAAACGACTCTGTTTCGGGCGATACTTGATCAGATACATCTTGATTCCGGCATGATAGAAATTCCCGGCAGAAAACAGAAAGTGTTCGGTTATCTGCCGCAGGATCTGGTGGAGCTTGAACCTGTACCTTTGATCGAGTTCCTCAAGAAAAAAAGCGGAATAGCCGCTATTGAAGAATCTATCAGGGATTTGGAGCATCGCCTATCGCGGATAAAACAAAACACAGCTGAGTACGGCGAGGTTTCACAAAAATATTCCGACGCGCTGGCTCATTTCAGCGCCATGGACGGGTATGCTTTTGAAGCCCGGGCCAAACAACTGCTCAAAGGTTTCGGGTTTAAGGAAAGCGATTTTACTCAAAATTGCGAACTATTCTCCGGCGGCTGGAAAATGCGCATTCTGCTGACATCCATTCTCCTGGCCAAGCCGGACATCATGCTTCTGGACGAGCCGACAAATCATCTGGATACGGAAAGCATGGAGTGGCTGGAATCTTATCTGAAGGATTACCCCGGGACAATTATCGTTATTTCTCACGATCATTTCTTTCTCGATAAAATAGTTATGCAGATTGCCGAGCTTTCCTCATGCAACATTCATATTTATAAAGGAAACTATTCCTACTATTTGACTGAAAAAGATAAGCGGCACGCCGCTTTGAAAAAAGAAATGGAACTGCAAAGGGCGCAAATCAAAAAAATCGAAGAATTTGTGGAACGATTCCGTTACAAGGCCACAAAAGCCTCTCAAGTGCAAAGCCGCGTTAAAATGCTGGAAAAATTTTCCACCGTAACTCTCGAAGGGAAAAGCAAAAGCGTCGCCATGAAATTTCCCGAGGGGAAAAAAAGCGCCAGGGAGGTCGTTAAGGCAATTGATTTGGGTCATAGTTACGGCGATTTAAATGTTTTCAGCAGTCTTAATTTTACTTTATTCCGCGGTGACAAAGTGGCTTTTGTCGGTGTGAACGGTTCCGGTAAATCAACCTTATCACGGCTGCTGAGCCTCTCCGAACAGCCTTCTCACGGATTAGTAAAATACGGCGACGGCGTCAATATGGCTTTCTTTTCTCAGGAAAGTTCGCAAAACTTAAATTACGAAAACACCATCTGGGAAGAAATAAATTCCATGCCGACCAAAGCTTCAGATCAGGAAAAACGCAACCTTCTGGGCGCGTTCTTGTTTTCGGGAGATGACATTTTCAAATCAATATCCGTGCTCTCCGGCGGAGAAAAATCACGTCTGGCTCTTTTAAAGATCATGCTTCTCGACACCAACTTTCTGATTCTTGATGAACCGACTAATCATCTTGATATAAAAACCAAAGATATTTTTCAAAACGCGCTGATCAACTATCACGGCACTGTGGCCATCGTTTCGCATGATCGCTATTTTCTTGATCATCTGGTCAATAAAGTTTTCGAGTTGAAGGATGGGGCAATCAACGACTATCACGGCAATTATTCATACTTTATCGAAAAACGCGGCCAGACAATAGCGACGCAAAAAGATAATGTAAAAACAAATGAGAAGAACACCAAAGAGACAGTTTTTAAAACTAAAGAGCAAAAGAGACAGGAAGCGGAAGACAGAAACAAGCTGTCGAAAATGAAGAGTGCCTGCAAAAAAGAATTGACGGCAATAGAACAAAAGATAGAATTGCTGGAAACAAAAAAGAATCAGCACGAAACGGCATTGTGCGATCCGGAAACACACAGGGATTCAGTTAAAATTAAAACCATTAATCTGGAATTGAAAAACATTAACGAGGAACTGGAACGCTCTTATAACATCTGGACGAAACTGAATTCGGATCTGGAAAAGATAACTCTGTCAAATACTGAAAAACAGTGA
- a CDS encoding phosphomethylpyrimidine synthase, giving the protein MTQLEKARKGLITKEMKIAAREEGVTPEYIRRGIAKGTIVITRNVKHTTIKPLAIGKGLRTKVNANIGTSKDHMDLNLELKKLRVAVDAGADAIMDLSTGGHLAAIRKKIMKKSTVAIGTVPIYQAAVKIIEKGKAISEMTAEDIFDVIEENGKDGVDFITVHCGVTLLSVAALKKQKRILGIVSRGGAMLANWMNCNKKENPLYEEYDRLLEIAHRYDMVLSLGDGLRPGAIDDATDQAQLQELIILGQLATRARAAGVQVMIEGPGHVPLTEIEANIELQKEICQGAPFYVLGPLPTDIAPGYDHITSAIGGAIAGAAGADFLCYVTPAEHLRLPTLADVRDGVIAARIAAHIADIAKGVNKAREKDRKMSQCRKNFDWQGQVDLSIDPEKTVSLLEKSKSARDEGCTMCGELCAIKLGKK; this is encoded by the coding sequence ATGACGCAATTAGAGAAAGCCCGCAAAGGCTTAATTACTAAAGAAATGAAAATAGCGGCCAGGGAAGAAGGGGTGACGCCCGAATATATACGCCGGGGAATCGCAAAAGGGACAATCGTTATTACCCGCAATGTAAAACATACTACCATCAAACCGCTGGCAATCGGGAAGGGATTGCGTACCAAGGTTAACGCCAATATCGGAACATCAAAAGATCATATGGATTTAAATCTCGAACTGAAAAAACTGCGGGTTGCCGTTGATGCCGGTGCCGACGCCATTATGGATCTTTCCACCGGTGGACATCTGGCCGCAATCAGAAAAAAAATCATGAAAAAATCAACGGTAGCTATCGGAACTGTGCCGATTTATCAGGCCGCAGTTAAAATTATAGAAAAAGGCAAAGCCATATCGGAGATGACAGCCGAAGATATATTCGATGTCATCGAAGAAAACGGCAAAGACGGAGTGGATTTCATTACCGTCCACTGCGGTGTGACCCTCCTTAGTGTTGCCGCGTTGAAAAAGCAGAAAAGAATTTTGGGAATTGTCAGTCGTGGCGGCGCGATGCTTGCCAATTGGATGAATTGCAACAAAAAAGAAAATCCTCTTTATGAAGAATATGACCGGCTTTTGGAAATAGCCCATCGCTACGATATGGTCTTGAGTCTCGGCGATGGACTGAGGCCGGGAGCAATAGATGACGCCACGGATCAGGCGCAACTGCAGGAATTGATAATCCTGGGGCAACTGGCTACCCGCGCCCGTGCCGCTGGAGTTCAGGTGATGATTGAAGGCCCCGGTCATGTTCCTTTAACCGAGATTGAAGCCAATATCGAGTTGCAAAAAGAAATCTGTCAGGGCGCGCCTTTTTATGTGCTGGGACCTCTGCCCACTGATATTGCGCCGGGCTATGATCACATTACTTCGGCTATCGGCGGAGCGATTGCCGGAGCTGCCGGAGCCGATTTTCTGTGTTACGTTACGCCTGCCGAACATTTACGTCTGCCCACCCTGGCTGATGTTCGCGACGGAGTCATTGCCGCGCGCATCGCCGCTCATATTGCAGACATAGCCAAAGGCGTGAATAAGGCGCGCGAAAAAGACAGAAAAATGTCCCAATGCCGAAAAAATTTTGACTGGCAGGGGCAGGTGGATTTATCCATCGATCCTGAAAAAACAGTTTCGCTTCTGGAGAAAAGCAAAAGCGCCAGGGATGAAGGCTGCACCATGTGCGGCGAACTCTGTGCTATAAAATTAGGGAAAAAATAA
- the rfbB gene encoding dTDP-glucose 4,6-dehydratase, with amino-acid sequence MKIKNRSKIELKNLLVTGGSGFIGSNFIRYLINKKDFYGRIINMDCLTYAGNPENLADIAADYSERYIFQKVNIGDVEKLQKIFAKYDVDAVCHFAAESHVDRSIKTPGDFIQTNIVGTFNLLEAAKARGHKFKIFHHVSTDEVYGSLGAKGFFREDTPYRPNSPYSASKASSDHLVRAYYKTFSLPATISNCSNNYGPYQFPEKLIPLIILNALEGKSLPVYGDGKNVRDWLYVEDHCKAIWKIMTTGKHGETYNVGGNAEMENIIIVQMICDILDEIKPARDGKPRRNLITFVNDRPGHDRRYAIDFAKLNKELGWSPRESFNSGLRKTVEWYLHQKKWIKNIKTGAYQAWIKEQYGS; translated from the coding sequence ATGAAGATCAAAAACAGAAGTAAAATTGAGCTCAAGAATTTGTTGGTAACGGGTGGCAGCGGATTTATCGGCAGTAATTTTATCCGTTATCTGATTAACAAAAAAGATTTCTACGGCAGAATAATTAACATGGATTGTTTGACATATGCCGGCAATCCGGAAAATCTGGCTGATATAGCCGCTGATTATTCAGAGCGATATATTTTTCAAAAAGTTAATATAGGCGATGTCGAAAAACTTCAAAAAATATTTGCGAAATATGATGTAGACGCTGTCTGCCATTTTGCTGCCGAATCACACGTTGACCGTTCCATAAAAACTCCCGGTGATTTTATCCAGACCAATATAGTAGGAACCTTTAATCTTCTGGAGGCTGCCAAAGCTCGTGGCCATAAATTCAAAATCTTCCACCATGTAAGCACAGATGAGGTTTACGGCAGTCTTGGAGCCAAAGGCTTTTTCCGTGAAGACACGCCGTATCGTCCCAATAGTCCATATTCGGCATCCAAAGCGTCTTCCGATCATCTCGTACGCGCTTACTATAAAACATTTAGCTTGCCCGCAACTATTTCCAACTGCTCCAACAATTACGGACCCTATCAGTTTCCGGAAAAACTCATTCCGCTGATTATTCTCAACGCTCTTGAGGGAAAATCTCTTCCGGTTTATGGTGACGGGAAAAATGTCCGCGACTGGCTTTATGTTGAAGACCATTGCAAAGCAATCTGGAAAATTATGACAACCGGAAAACATGGCGAAACATACAATGTCGGCGGTAATGCAGAAATGGAAAATATTATAATTGTGCAAATGATCTGCGATATTCTCGATGAAATCAAACCCGCCAGGGATGGAAAGCCGCGGCGTAATTTGATTACTTTTGTCAATGACCGTCCCGGCCACGACCGCCGTTACGCGATTGACTTTGCCAAATTAAATAAAGAACTGGGATGGTCTCCGCGGGAATCATTTAACTCCGGTTTACGAAAAACTGTCGAGTGGTATTTACATCAGAAAAAATGGATAAAAAATATTAAAACCGGCGCTTATCAGGCGTGGATTAAAGAACAATACGGTTCATAG
- a CDS encoding rubrerythrin, with translation MSKSEENLKEAFAGESQANRKYLAFAIKADQEGFSQAARLFRAAAEAETVHAHAHLRALKGIKSTKENLQEAVAGETHEFKSMYPAMIETAKAEGNKEAERTFHFANEVEKIHAGLYQQMLDNLDGAKETYSYYVCPVCGYTSEKEAPETCPVCGAKGKMFKKVD, from the coding sequence ATGTCTAAATCAGAAGAAAATTTGAAAGAAGCTTTTGCCGGAGAGTCGCAGGCAAACCGTAAATATCTGGCTTTTGCCATCAAAGCCGATCAGGAAGGATTTTCGCAGGCGGCGAGGTTGTTTAGGGCGGCAGCAGAGGCGGAAACTGTTCACGCTCACGCTCACTTGCGAGCATTAAAAGGAATTAAATCCACTAAGGAAAATCTGCAGGAAGCGGTAGCCGGAGAAACTCATGAATTCAAAAGCATGTATCCGGCAATGATTGAAACAGCCAAGGCCGAAGGAAATAAAGAAGCGGAGCGAACTTTCCATTTCGCCAATGAAGTGGAGAAAATTCATGCCGGACTCTATCAGCAGATGCTTGATAATCTGGATGGCGCGAAAGAAACATACAGCTATTACGTTTGTCCGGTATGCGGTTATACATCAGAAAAGGAAGCTCCAGAAACTTGTCCGGTATGCGGTGCTAAGGGGAAAATGTTTAAAAAAGTTGATTGA
- a CDS encoding hydrolase, which yields MGYTIQAGAFKKVENAVRLTERLKNNHGLDATYFLASDKFFKVRFGNFTTKELARKRAQSLKEAKIIEEFYIVQPEDYSVARQKQYGTNYLRDALVKTAKDFIGVPYLWGGASFDDGFDCSGLTMTVYQLNGLNLPRNSRKQFDAGASIGKNDLQKGDLVFFSLKGRSSVSHVGIYIGEGKFIHASSQGKKIQVDSLSSNYFTNQYIGGRTYL from the coding sequence ATGGGGTATACGATTCAGGCTGGAGCGTTTAAAAAAGTGGAAAATGCGGTGCGTTTAACGGAGAGATTAAAAAACAATCATGGTCTCGACGCTACATACTTCCTTGCCTCCGATAAATTCTTCAAAGTTCGCTTCGGTAATTTTACGACAAAGGAACTGGCCAGAAAAAGAGCGCAAAGTCTGAAAGAGGCAAAAATAATTGAAGAGTTTTATATTGTCCAGCCTGAAGATTATTCAGTTGCCAGACAAAAGCAATATGGTACCAATTATCTGAGAGACGCTTTAGTGAAGACTGCGAAAGATTTCATCGGGGTTCCTTACCTCTGGGGTGGCGCTTCTTTCGATGACGGATTTGATTGCAGCGGATTGACAATGACGGTATATCAATTAAATGGTCTTAATCTTCCCCGCAACTCAAGGAAACAATTTGATGCCGGCGCTTCCATCGGTAAAAATGATCTGCAAAAGGGTGACCTTGTGTTTTTTTCTTTGAAAGGAAGAAGCAGTGTTTCTCATGTTGGTATTTATATAGGAGAAGGAAAATTTATTCATGCTTCATCTCAGGGCAAAAAAATACAGGTTGATTCTCTTTCTTCCAATTATTTTACGAATCAATATATCGGCGGAAGAACTTATCTCTGA
- a CDS encoding esterase, with the protein MLHGSVENGRMFYSNTGSGGLGPYLAKYGYDVYVGDLRGRGESKPHVSRNSKYGQTEAITEDIPAFIEMIISLRGNTPQRWVCHSWGGVLTSSHLLRFPKYRDLVKCMVYFGSKRRVSAINLTRIFQIDIVYTFLGSLLARKHGYFPSSRFMSEDEPALTRKGTAIWIRMKDWVDPFDGFNYGKAAQDVVLPPTLYFAALNDQCLGHRKDVLLTINESGKHMSKYVLLGKKCGNLHNYDHVTMLTHKDAVKDHFPMVIDWLAKY; encoded by the coding sequence ATGCTTCACGGTTCTGTAGAAAACGGCCGGATGTTTTATTCAAACACCGGCAGCGGCGGACTCGGGCCGTATTTAGCAAAATACGGATACGATGTATATGTGGGAGATTTGCGCGGGAGGGGCGAAAGTAAACCGCACGTTAGCAGGAATTCAAAATACGGACAAACGGAAGCAATTACCGAAGATATACCGGCTTTTATTGAAATGATTATTTCTCTTCGCGGAAATACGCCGCAGCGTTGGGTTTGCCATTCATGGGGGGGAGTTTTAACATCTTCGCATCTGCTGCGGTTTCCAAAATATCGTGACCTCGTGAAGTGTATGGTTTACTTCGGATCAAAACGAAGAGTAAGCGCCATCAATCTAACAAGAATCTTTCAAATCGACATCGTTTATACTTTTCTGGGCAGTTTGTTAGCTCGTAAACACGGGTATTTCCCTTCATCTCGCTTTATGAGCGAGGACGAGCCGGCACTAACTCGCAAGGGCACAGCGATCTGGATAAGGATGAAAGACTGGGTGGATCCATTTGACGGCTTTAATTACGGCAAAGCCGCACAGGATGTAGTTCTTCCTCCGACATTATATTTTGCAGCTCTAAATGACCAATGTCTTGGACATCGAAAAGATGTGCTTTTAACCATAAATGAATCCGGTAAACACATGTCTAAATATGTATTGCTTGGCAAAAAATGTGGGAATCTTCACAATTATGATCATGTCACCATGCTCACGCATAAGGATGCGGTAAAAGACCACTTCCCTATGGTGATCGATTGGCTCGCAAAATACTAG
- a CDS encoding phosphohydrolase has translation MGNDNRWNAEAIVRLLKQSGYEAYFVGGCVRDFILGSVSSDYDIVTSARPDEIVSLFPNTIAIGAQFGVVAIIVENHLYEVATFRGDDAYEDGRHPSRIHFSSAREDVFRRDFTINGLLMDPDSDKIIDYIDGRTDIEKKIIRTIGDPEKRFNEDFLRMLRAIRFAANLNFVIEPATQQAISKNAAKIKQISAERLREELGKILTRGGARHGFELMAGTGILKEILPEVYKLKGVEQPPRFHPEGDVWRHTVNMLNLLPQSGETDENLCLAWSVLLHDVGKAVTRTEDENGVHFYGHVQQGEKIADDIMQRLKFSRAQKEKVLNLIHYHMVFMNVQKMRPARLKRFLRMPDFDLHLELHRLDCLASHGMLDNYEFCRDQIQSLDQNDLHPPRLLTGDDLILMGFAPGKVIGKILLALEEEQLEGRIVTTAEARDYVRTKWMKQ, from the coding sequence ATGGGAAACGACAATCGTTGGAATGCGGAAGCAATCGTCCGTCTTTTGAAACAATCGGGTTATGAGGCTTATTTTGTCGGCGGTTGCGTGCGGGATTTTATTCTTGGTTCTGTTTCCAGTGATTACGACATTGTTACTTCGGCGCGTCCCGATGAAATAGTTTCCCTGTTTCCCAATACCATAGCCATCGGCGCGCAGTTTGGCGTAGTTGCCATAATTGTGGAAAATCATCTTTACGAAGTTGCCACCTTCCGCGGCGATGATGCATACGAAGACGGCAGGCATCCTTCCCGAATTCATTTTTCTTCAGCCAGAGAAGATGTGTTCCGGCGCGATTTCACAATCAACGGGCTTTTGATGGACCCGGACTCCGATAAGATAATCGACTATATAGACGGCCGGACTGATATCGAAAAAAAAATAATTCGTACTATCGGCGATCCCGAAAAACGCTTTAATGAAGATTTTCTGCGGATGCTCAGAGCAATTCGTTTTGCTGCTAATCTTAATTTCGTCATCGAACCGGCCACGCAACAGGCAATCAGCAAAAACGCAGCGAAAATAAAACAAATCAGCGCCGAACGCCTGCGTGAAGAACTCGGCAAAATTCTTACGCGTGGCGGCGCACGCCACGGCTTTGAATTAATGGCCGGCACGGGTATCTTGAAAGAAATTCTTCCCGAAGTGTATAAATTGAAAGGAGTGGAACAGCCGCCGCGTTTTCATCCGGAAGGCGATGTCTGGCGACATACAGTGAATATGCTGAATCTGTTGCCTCAAAGCGGAGAAACCGATGAAAATCTTTGTCTGGCCTGGAGTGTGCTTTTACATGATGTTGGTAAAGCTGTAACCAGAACTGAAGATGAAAATGGTGTGCATTTTTACGGACATGTTCAGCAGGGAGAGAAAATCGCTGACGATATAATGCAGAGGCTGAAGTTTTCCCGTGCGCAGAAGGAAAAAGTGCTTAATCTTATTCACTATCACATGGTATTTATGAATGTTCAAAAAATGCGTCCGGCTCGTCTCAAACGATTTTTACGCATGCCGGATTTTGATTTACATTTGGAACTGCACCGTCTTGATTGTCTGGCCAGTCACGGCATGCTGGACAATTATGAATTCTGCCGTGATCAGATTCAGTCTTTGGATCAAAACGATTTGCACCCCCCGCGCTTATTAACCGGTGATGATTTAATTCTCATGGGCTTTGCTCCGGGAAAAGTTATCGGGAAGATTCTGCTGGCTTTAGAAGAAGAGCAGCTGGAAGGAAGAATAGTTACAACTGCAGAAGCCAGGGATTATGTCCGCACAAAATGGATGAAACAATGA